One Malus domestica chromosome 11, GDT2T_hap1 genomic region harbors:
- the LOC103448387 gene encoding glycine-rich protein 5, with amino-acid sequence MANYKMPSSSKLLLLVLLGAFVFTSGARKLGSEKGSFEDQKNLFHRGGGGLGGGGGGGLGGGGGLGGGSGAGGGFGGGVGAGAGGGLGGGGGGGFGGGGGGGVGAGSGFGGGAGGGFGAGGGLGGGAGGGGGGGFGGGGGGGLGGGAGGGFGGGAGAGGGLGGGLP; translated from the coding sequence ATGGCTAATTATAAGATGCCTTCTTCTTctaagcttcttcttcttgtgctTCTGGGTGCTTTCGTTTTCACTAGTGGTGCAAGGAAGCTCGGCAGTGAAAAAGGTTCCTTTGAGGATCAGAAAAACTTGTTTCACCGTGGTGGTGGTGGACTAGGcggtggaggtggtggtggtctTGGAGGTGGAGGAGGTTTAGGTGGCGGTAGCGGTGCTGgtggtggttttggtggtggtgttggAGCTGGAGCTGGTGGTGGACttggtggcggtggtggtggaggatttggtggtggtggcggtggagGAGTAGGTGCTGGATCAGGTTTTGGTGGAGGAGCTGGTGGTGGGTTCGGAGCTGGTGGTGGCCTTGGGGGTGGAGCTGGAGGAGGTGGCGGCGGAGGATTCGGaggtggtggaggaggaggacttGGGGGAGGAGCCGGCGGAGGTTTCGGTGGAGGAGCTGGTGCTGGTGGTGGGCTTGGAGGTGGATTGCCTTAA